The SAR202 cluster bacterium genomic sequence CCGACTCCGCTCAGGATGACAAGCGGGAAGGGCGGGTCTCAGGCCCGCCCCTACAAAGGGAAAACAGTGGCAGGTGGTCTTTGATAAAGGGTCGTTGAGCTAGGGCTTCACCCTCACCTTAGTCCTCTCCCATCAAGGGAGAGGAAAGGGAAAGGAAGGCGTCGGGTGGCTTTAATACCAGTATTGTGGTGCTAGAGTATCACCCTCATCCTTCGGAAGAAGGGCAGGCCTTAACCCTCTCCAATGAAGGGAGAGGAAAGAATTTGGGTTGTAAAAACGAGTTCTTGGAGCAAAAGGAAAATGGCGGAAGAGAAGATAGTGCTGGCGTTCAGCGGCGGGTTGGATACGTCGGTGTGCATAAAGTGGCTGCAGGAGAAGCACAAGGCCCAGGTGGTGACTATGACGGTGGACCTGGGGATGGTGGACATGGAGCCTATCCGCCAGAAGGCGCTGAAGATAGGGGCGGCGGAGGCCTTCACAGTGGACGGGAAGGAGACATTTATTAAGGACTATGTCTTCCCGGCGCTGAAGGCGGGGGCGATATATGAAGAGCAGTACCCGCTGGCGACGGCTCTGGGTCGCCCGCTCATCGCGAAGCTGCTGGTGGAGACGGCGAGGAAGGTGGGGGCCAAGGCCATCGCGCACGGCTGCACAGGGAAGGGGAACGACCAGGTGCGGTTCGACGTGAGCGCGGGGGCGCTGGCGCCGGAGCTTAAGGTCATCGCGCCGGTGCGGGAGTGGGGGTGGACGCGGGAGGAGGAGATTGAATACGCCAAGAAGCACAATATACCGATACCGATTAAGAAGAGCAGGTTTTCGACGGACGAGAACCTGTGGGGCCGGAGCATCGAGGCGGGGGAGCTGGAGGACCCGTGGCAGGAGCCGCCGGAGGACGCTTACGAGTGGACGTCGGCGATATCTAAAACACCGGCGCAGGCGACGTACCTGGAGGTGGGGTTCCAGCGGGGCGTGCCGGTGTCGCTGGACGGCGAGGAGATGGAGCCTGTGGCGCTGGTACGACACCTGAACGAAGTGGCGGGGAAGTATGGGGTGGGTCGAATCGACCATATCGAGAACCGGCTGGTGGGGATAAAGTCTCGTGAGGTGTACGAGTCGCCGGCGGCGGTGGTGCTGCACGGGGCGCACAAGTCGCTGGAGGCGATGACGCTGAGCAAGGAGCAGGCCAGGCTGAAGCAGAAGCTGGCGCTGGAGTACGCGGACCTGGTGTACAACGGGCTGTGGTACACGGCGCATAGGCGGGACCTGGACGCGTATTTCGATAGCACGCAGCGGCACGTGTCTGGGATAATTCGGGTGCGGCTGCACAAGGGGACGGCGGCGGTGGTGGGGCGGAAGGCGGAGAGGCCGCTGTATCGCCACGACCTGGCGACCTACGGGAAGGGCGACACCTACGACCAGCGGGCGGCGGAGGGGTTCATAAGCATATACGGGCTGCCGGTGCGGACGCAGACGCGGGCGCAGGGGGAGTGAGGGATGGGGGAATTTAGTCAGGAGTAGCCAGCCAGATGGGGCCTGGTCAGCGGGGTTTTACCCCTCATCCTGCACCTTCTCCCACAAGGGGAGAAGGAGGGAAGGGACACGGCTAACGGCGAATGGGTATTGTTGTCACCCCTACGCTGGACTGGCTGAGGCGACAGGCCGCAGTCTGTGAGAAGCGGCTGCTAATATCAAGCCCTTATGTTAATGGCGGGATAAAAGAGGTTACGAGCTCAACTCGCAATGTCGTCAAGAAAACGCTGGTTACTCAGACAGACTTAAGGGATTTTGCGCTAAACGCCTCCAGCCTAGATTGTCTTTGTGAGCTTGCCAGGAATGGAATCGAGGTCAAAGTCCTAGGCGGCCTACATGCCAAGGTCTATGTCTTTGATGACCGCTCGGCGCTAGTAACGTCGGCTAATGCCACAGTGTCGGGATTGAGGCGCAACTGGGAGTGTGGACTTGAGACGACGGAAAAGGGGTTGGTTTCAGGGCTGGCTAAAGCCGTTCTGGGTGGGTTTGGGGCGCCTGAACCACCCTCAAAAATTTCTCTTAAAGACCTAGAAGCATTATTTGAGCCATTGGCGGCCATCAAGGCCATTATTCCTAAACCGCCTAGGACTCAAAAGCTATCTAAGGAAATACTTGAACCCGAGTTTCACATCGAGAATGAGTCAAAGTTCGTGGGAGCATTCTCAGGCTGGACTAGACTAACCCTAGAAGGCGTGTTGAGTATAAACAAGACAATATTTTCTTTAAATGATGTCGAAAGAGCGTGCTCGCCAAAAGCGACAAAAAGATATCCGACAAATCGACATGTTAGGGCTAAACTACGACAGCAGCTACAGGTACTAAGGACGAGAGGAATTATAGAATTTCTAGGCGGGGGAACTTATCAACTCACTATGAGGTAGATATGGCTCAGCCAAGTTTGGGGACTGTAGGCTATTTAGTTATTGACCTAACCGCTGGGGAACCTGTCGTCGTTGGTGTAGATAAACAAATCTTGCCTAGTTATGAAGAGGCGAGGGCTGA encodes the following:
- a CDS encoding argininosuccinate synthase codes for the protein MAEEKIVLAFSGGLDTSVCIKWLQEKHKAQVVTMTVDLGMVDMEPIRQKALKIGAAEAFTVDGKETFIKDYVFPALKAGAIYEEQYPLATALGRPLIAKLLVETARKVGAKAIAHGCTGKGNDQVRFDVSAGALAPELKVIAPVREWGWTREEEIEYAKKHNIPIPIKKSRFSTDENLWGRSIEAGELEDPWQEPPEDAYEWTSAISKTPAQATYLEVGFQRGVPVSLDGEEMEPVALVRHLNEVAGKYGVGRIDHIENRLVGIKSREVYESPAAVVLHGAHKSLEAMTLSKEQARLKQKLALEYADLVYNGLWYTAHRRDLDAYFDSTQRHVSGIIRVRLHKGTAAVVGRKAERPLYRHDLATYGKGDTYDQRAAEGFISIYGLPVRTQTRAQGE